The genomic window GTCCTCGACCTTGCGGTAGGCGGTCGATTTCGGGATCCCGAACCGCTCGGTGATCTCGGTGACGGACAGCGCGGCGTCGCTGGTCCCCGCGAGGATGGTCCGGCAGTCGGCGTCCTCGAGCGCCTCGAGGACGCTCCCGATCTCGTCGTCGTCGGTCACGGACCGCTGTTCGTCGTCGCGTCCGGGAACGGCCTCGACACCACGTAGCTGCGATTGGCTCATGTCTCTACGGATGCGGTCCGACGGGAGGGGTCTGCAGCCCGTCTATCGTGGTGGGTTTAAGTACTCCGGGCGGTCGGCGACCGCGCTCCCCGGGCGGACGGGCGTCAGGGTTCCCGTTCGAGGACGTCCCGGAAGAGCTTCGACTGCGCCGCGAGGAGG from Halomicrobium salinisoli includes these protein-coding regions:
- a CDS encoding winged helix-turn-helix domain-containing protein gives rise to the protein MSQSQLRGVEAVPGRDDEQRSVTDDDEIGSVLEALEDADCRTILAGTSDAALSVTEITERFGIPKSTAYRKVEDLADNGLLEKRVRLDSAGHHVSAYACSVEDVTLSIDDETGVELSVSGAAAGAEEPSAGRLF